The following DNA comes from Magnetococcales bacterium.
CCCCCTGGACCCCCATCCCAGTTTTTCAAACGTTTTGAATGGGAAGGCTGAATAGTTACTTTTTTTTCTGATACTGTTCTTTCAGGTGGGGCAGGAGGGTCCGGGCCTGGGGACCCACCAGGACCACGACCAGGTTGTGGGGTTGGGTCAATTCCCGGGCAATGGACGGGAGGGTATTGGGGTCGATGGCGCAGACCCGTTTCCAGGCGGCGGTCAGGGGTTCGACCTGGGTGAAGAGCCGGTCGGCCACATAACGTTCCATGAGTTCTACCGGGCGATCCAGGGTGGTGATCAGGGCAGCCTGCCAGCGGGTGAGAATGCGGGTCCATTCGGCATGTGTGGGCGGGAATTGGCGCAAGGCAGCCAGTTCGTCCAGAATGGCAGCAAAAACCGCCGCCAGATTTTCCGGAGAGACCGAAGCCCCGATCTCCACGGATCCTGCGTCGGACAAGGCTGTGTAGGCGGCCCACAGATCGTAAACCAGACCCTGCTTTTCGCGCAGTGTGGCCTGGAGACGGGAGCCGAAGCCATCATCAAGAATGCGGCGCAAAGCCATCAGGGGATAATGGTCCCGTTCCAGAAAACCTTTGGAGCGGTAAAACAGGGAAAGGGTGAGTTGGGCGGTTTGATCGTTGACCGCTACCCAGTGGGGACCGGCAGACATGGGGGGCGGAGGGGGGGAGGGGAGGGGCGTGCCGGCAGGGAGATTTCCCAGGGCGGCTTCAGTCAGACGCAGGGCCGATGGATGCTGAAGCGGGCCGAAAAAAGCGATGGCCATGTTGTTGCCACAGTAGTGCCGGGCCAGAAATTTTCGCAGCGCCTGACTGTCGAGGTTCTTGATGGTTTGACGATTGCCGAGGATGGAACGGGCCAGCGGGTGGTTTGGCCAGAGGATTTCTCCGGCGAGAATGGCGGGAATGGTCATCTCGCCCTGGTCGTTTTCATCCTCCCGCATTTCAGCGATGACCACCTGCCGTTCCGTATCGATCCCGGTGAACGCGGGTTGCGTGAACATGGCGCAAAAGGTGGCAAATCCCTCCTCCAGAAAGGCAGGGGGCAGGGTGATCCAATAGGCGTTGTACTCCTGACTCGTGGCGGCATTCATGTCCGCCGCCAGGGCCTCCAGATGGATGTGAAACTCGGTGGGATCCGGAATACGTTCAATGCCCTTGAACAGCATGTGTTCCAGAAAATGCGCCATGCCGGATTCAGCATCACTTTCAAAGCGGCTGCCGGCCCGTACCAGCAGGGTGACGCCCACCTCGTGCAGCCAGGGCATGGGAAAGGTGCAGAGCGTCAGGCCGTTTTTCAACCGGGAGAGATGAAACTCCGGTTCGGGAATATCAATCATTGCTGTTTTTCGATTCTCTCCGGATACCGGGTCACGTCGGTCACCATGATCGCTGTGGGCCGGAAACACTCCCCGTTTTCGTGCTGAATGTCAAGGTGTTTCACGTCGTTGGATTCGTTCAACGTCGGCCATCATTGGTTTTGGTGTTTTTTTATTGTCGTTATTTTTTGGCCAGGAACCGTTCAACGATGACCATGTTTCGCTGGCACGTATCCATGCTGTCACGGTCCGCGATTGCCTTGGCAGTTTTGCAGGCTTCCCGGAACAGGGCCAGTCCTTGGCGAGCTTTTTCCGGATTGTTTTCCTGTTCTCCCCGGTGGGCCAGAACACTCCCTAGATCATTTTGAATTTCGGCCAATTTTTGTGCATCCTGCCCTGGCGTCAATACGGTCATGGCATCCCGATAAGACTCTTCTGCCTTGTCGTACAGGCTTGATTCATGGTTCTGAACGGCCACAAAAAATGCATGTTCCCCCAGAGTTGTCTTGACCTTGATCCAGGCTTCCGGACGTTTTTCCGGCTTCAGGAAGGGCAGGGCTTGTTCCAGGGCGGTGATGGACTCCTGCAACAGCGGCACATTTTTTTCCAGGTTTCCCAAGGTCCACAGGGCATGACTCAATCTCATGTTCAGGTCAATGAACGGTTCCGGAACCAGGGGCGGGGCGAGAAGGGCAATCCCTTCCTGCATGATTTTGATCCCTTCCCGGATTTTTTTGGGCTGTTTTTTCGCCTCGCCGATAACAGCCTGGATGGAACCAATCCGGCCTTGATACTCTCCCCATTCCAGGGGATGTTTTTGCCTGGGCCAGGCTTTTTGGGCCTCTTGATAGGCCTTGATGGCCTCTTTGGCTTGGGAATCGCCCGATTTGACAAACGCGGTCATCTCCAGCCAGGTTTTGGCGATGGAATTCCAGGTCCCGGACCATTGTTTGGGGTACATGGCCGGCTGCCATATTTCCAGGGCAGATTTAAAGTTGACCAAGGCTTTTTCCAGCCAGGGACGTTGATGCTGCCATATGCCCAGGTATGACGCCGCGACGCCTTTGTCGTGTTGGATTTCGGCCCAGAGGTGCGGATGGCCATCCCGGTGCAACTCTTTTTCGGCTTCCGAAAACAGTTCCAACGCCTCCTGCAACAGGGGTGCTGTATGCCTTGTTTTGGCAAGATTGATCAGGGCAGTGGCCAAATTTTTTTGAGCCTGGCCCCAGGCGATGGGTTGCTGTTGACGTGACTGCGCGGCCACCACCTGTCGCCAGCCTGTCACCACAGCAGAGGAGAGGGAATGATCATCCAAAATTTTTTTTTGTTTTTCGAGGGATTCAACCGATTTTTGCAGGTATTCACCCACCCGGGACGGATCCACCTCGGCGGTCAGGTTTGCCAATGTCTGGTAATGTCCGGCGGCCTCTTGAAATTTCCAACGCAGGGTGGCCAACCCCCCCCGCTGGTCAATAATGAGCATTTTTTCCCGGGGCTGCATGCCAGGCAGTTCCGCCCAGCGTGCCAATTCCTGGTCTGCTGCGGCAAAATCGGCAGTATCCAATGCACGAACCAGATTGGCTTTCAGGGTGGTCACTTCCGGGATTTTTTGTTCCGCAACATGGCTGAATTCATGTAATATTTCATAATCACGCTGCATCACTTCCAGATATTTGGGCGTCAACTGAATTTCCACCCCCTGCCCGGCCATGATGTCCAGCAGGGCCGGGGTTATCTTCTTGAGCCAAGGATTGTTTTTTTCCTCCTGGACCGGTTTTCCGCCTGTTGTATCCTCCTGGGATTCGGCCGGGTGTACCCATCCCGTCAGGATCATCAGGCATGATACCATGGCGCGCATGGAACATGAAAAATTCTTAATGTTATGGCAACCCATTGATTTTCCCCAGATGCAAGATTATCCAAATCATGCAAGAAAGCGTCATGAACCAACACAATCATCCAGTTGAGTGAAGTCCTGCATCAAACCGGCGTGGAAAAGCCGACCCGGTTCCACATCAGGCCAGAAAGGACGACCGCCGGGGCATGGTATAATAATTAGATAGGATATTGCAAAGCGTTTTTTTCAGGGCCATGGGATTCCTGAATGGTCATTCCAACTTTACAACTTGTCTGGCCATGCGTCTCTGGCTAGAGTCGGATATTTTCGGAAGCTTGGTTCGGAATTTTGCCGGACAGAAGATGCGGGCCTCGGAAACTTGGTTCGGAATCTTGCCGGACAGAAGATGCGGGCCGTTTTTTTGGGCGATTTTCAGGGTTCGGAGTCATGGATGAAATCCGCATGAGAGATTTTTTGGTTCAACGATTCCCAATGGATTGCCGGGAGATGGTTCATGGCATCTGACAAAAAAGATTTCATGAGCCAACTGGGTCAGATGGATCTGTGGTTGGCAGGAACGGCCCTGACCCTGGTGGCTATCGGCCAGGTGATGGTCTATTCGGCTTCGGTGCCCCTGGCCGTGCGTCGGTTCAA
Coding sequences within:
- a CDS encoding insulinase family protein → MIDIPEPEFHLSRLKNGLTLCTFPMPWLHEVGVTLLVRAGSRFESDAESGMAHFLEHMLFKGIERIPDPTEFHIHLEALAADMNAATSQEYNAYWITLPPAFLEEGFATFCAMFTQPAFTGIDTERQVVIAEMREDENDQGEMTIPAILAGEILWPNHPLARSILGNRQTIKNLDSQALRKFLARHYCGNNMAIAFFGPLQHPSALRLTEAALGNLPAGTPLPSPPPPPMSAGPHWVAVNDQTAQLTLSLFYRSKGFLERDHYPLMALRRILDDGFGSRLQATLREKQGLVYDLWAAYTALSDAGSVEIGASVSPENLAAVFAAILDELAALRQFPPTHAEWTRILTRWQAALITTLDRPVELMERYVADRLFTQVEPLTAAWKRVCAIDPNTLPSIARELTQPHNLVVVLVGPQARTLLPHLKEQYQKKK